The following proteins come from a genomic window of Geomonas sp. RF6:
- a CDS encoding patatin-like phospholipase family protein: protein MSQEKDNLYSHAVKEAHSFLGGGDTPPEKALALALKLKKECAFGYGRRVLRRALSPAPGITEGVVQPIPAAISVKFHQTLALCTYKDQDLPTDTRNDDALEILEQGDPLETTTNRETLGLAGAIYKRKWEYDNHKQHLERSLAYYFRGYQISLERGWGRTPKEAGRRLAENDGDYGYTAINAAFIEDLLASQEIAEAEAVNGPKSAAAGRIELAQQIRKAIIAGLEPLPAVEPGLLSDWWFLVTVGEAYFGLGEYDKALQWLKKAKALPGTPSWEVESTTRQLAALLTVQRKKPDAYEKAREVIVEFAGAEAAAASAFTGKVGLALSGGGFRASLFHIGVLARLAELDVLRRVEVMSCVSGGSIIGASYYLELQHLLERKEDSAITREDYIEIVKRLEKEFLAGVQTNIRTRVAANLWINFRMLASPHYSRTLRVGELYEKKIYSRVPDGKGDKERYLGDMMVAPKGERRGFSPKEQNWRRVNKVPILILNATTLNTGHNWQFTATWMGKPPAGIDSEIDSNYRLRRMYYRDAPPEMKKIRLGEAVAASSCVPGLFEPISLPHLYPEKVVRLVDGGVHDNQGAAGLLEQGCSVLLVSDASGQMGADDHPGTGFLAVPLRANSILQSRVRSAQYDDLDARKRSSLLKGLLFIHLKKELDVVPVEWIGCEDHLETEKPAAVTSYGVNKKCQQALANIRTDLDSFSDTEAYCLMLSGYRMTERYLQGCTTDLCSGTDMRGEWDFLAVDGALSGTTPDKLVLRQLQVGAKMALKVWSLVPNLKLAALVLLLLAIVAVSFLSSQFWTFVILKVTVSALVISGVTLVLNRLFGAWFMRLVRYRKSLQEIGVAVAMLSVGWLLASLHLLIFDKWFLRQGKVPPLPSRGTLWRN, encoded by the coding sequence ATGAGCCAGGAGAAAGATAATCTGTATAGCCATGCGGTAAAAGAGGCCCACTCTTTTTTGGGCGGCGGCGATACTCCTCCCGAGAAGGCACTGGCCCTGGCTCTGAAGCTGAAGAAGGAGTGCGCCTTCGGGTACGGCCGCAGGGTTTTGCGGCGTGCACTCTCTCCCGCTCCGGGGATCACCGAAGGGGTCGTCCAACCGATACCGGCGGCGATCTCGGTGAAGTTCCACCAGACACTCGCCTTGTGCACCTACAAGGATCAGGATCTCCCCACCGACACCCGCAACGATGATGCACTGGAGATACTGGAGCAGGGCGATCCCCTCGAGACCACGACGAACCGGGAAACGCTCGGGCTGGCGGGAGCGATATACAAGCGCAAGTGGGAATACGACAACCACAAGCAGCACCTGGAGCGCTCCCTTGCCTACTACTTTCGCGGGTACCAAATCTCTCTCGAAAGGGGGTGGGGGCGAACGCCGAAGGAGGCCGGTAGACGGCTGGCGGAAAATGACGGGGACTACGGATATACCGCCATCAATGCGGCATTCATAGAAGATCTTCTGGCATCGCAGGAGATTGCCGAGGCCGAGGCGGTGAACGGACCGAAGTCGGCTGCCGCCGGGCGAATAGAGTTGGCTCAGCAGATCCGAAAGGCAATCATCGCGGGGCTGGAGCCCCTGCCGGCGGTGGAGCCTGGGTTGCTTTCGGATTGGTGGTTTCTGGTTACGGTGGGAGAGGCGTACTTCGGGCTGGGGGAGTATGACAAGGCGCTGCAATGGCTGAAAAAGGCGAAGGCCCTGCCGGGGACGCCGTCTTGGGAGGTTGAATCGACAACGCGGCAGCTCGCCGCACTCCTGACGGTGCAGAGGAAGAAACCGGACGCGTACGAGAAGGCGCGGGAGGTGATAGTAGAGTTTGCAGGCGCGGAGGCGGCTGCCGCGTCGGCCTTTACCGGGAAGGTCGGGCTTGCCCTCTCCGGCGGGGGATTCCGGGCCTCCCTTTTCCATATAGGGGTCCTGGCGAGGCTCGCCGAGCTCGATGTCCTCAGACGGGTCGAGGTAATGTCGTGCGTGTCCGGTGGCTCCATCATCGGAGCGAGCTACTATCTCGAGTTGCAGCACCTTTTGGAAAGGAAGGAAGACAGCGCCATCACCCGGGAAGACTATATCGAGATCGTGAAGCGCCTGGAGAAGGAGTTTCTCGCGGGAGTCCAGACAAACATCCGCACCCGCGTCGCAGCAAATCTCTGGATCAACTTCAGAATGCTCGCCAGCCCTCACTACTCGCGCACGCTGCGGGTGGGGGAACTGTACGAGAAAAAGATTTATTCCCGCGTGCCGGACGGCAAGGGTGACAAGGAGAGGTATCTGGGAGACATGATGGTGGCGCCGAAGGGGGAACGGCGAGGCTTCTCCCCAAAGGAGCAGAACTGGCGCAGGGTGAACAAGGTGCCGATACTGATCCTCAACGCCACCACGCTCAACACCGGCCACAACTGGCAATTCACAGCCACCTGGATGGGGAAGCCGCCGGCGGGGATCGACAGCGAGATCGACTCAAACTACCGCCTGCGCAGGATGTATTACAGGGATGCGCCTCCAGAGATGAAGAAGATCCGTCTGGGGGAGGCGGTGGCCGCTTCGTCGTGCGTTCCCGGACTCTTTGAGCCTATCTCCCTGCCGCATCTTTACCCTGAAAAAGTGGTCCGGCTGGTCGATGGCGGAGTGCACGACAACCAGGGGGCGGCGGGGTTGCTGGAACAGGGGTGCTCGGTGCTTTTGGTCAGCGACGCGAGCGGGCAGATGGGGGCGGACGACCATCCCGGCACCGGTTTTCTCGCCGTTCCGCTGCGTGCGAACAGCATCCTGCAGTCCAGGGTGAGGAGCGCGCAGTATGATGACCTCGATGCGCGGAAGCGTTCATCCCTTTTAAAGGGACTCCTCTTTATCCACCTGAAAAAGGAGCTCGATGTCGTTCCGGTGGAATGGATCGGCTGCGAAGACCACCTGGAAACGGAGAAACCAGCGGCAGTTACCTCCTACGGCGTGAACAAGAAGTGCCAGCAGGCCCTTGCCAACATCCGCACCGACCTCGATTCCTTTTCCGACACGGAAGCCTACTGTCTCATGCTGAGCGGGTACCGGATGACGGAGCGGTATCTGCAGGGGTGCACCACCGATCTCTGCTCCGGTACCGACATGAGGGGCGAGTGGGACTTCCTGGCAGTCGACGGGGCGCTGTCGGGGACGACACCTGACAAGCTGGTCCTGCGGCAACTTCAGGTCGGGGCGAAGATGGCGTTGAAGGTGTGGAGCCTCGTGCCGAACCTGAAACTGGCCGCGCTCGTACTCCTCCTGTTGGCGATTGTGGCCGTTTCGTTCCTCTCCTCGCAATTCTGGACCTTCGTCATCTTGAAGGTGACCGTTTCTGCTCTGGTCATTTCCGGGGTGACCCTGGTTCTGAACCGTCTTTTCGGGGCGTGGTTCATGAGACTTGTGAGGTACCGCAAATCGCTGCAGGAAATCGGCGTGG